From the genome of Sphingomonas sp. HMP6, one region includes:
- a CDS encoding superoxide dismutase: protein MAFELPPLPYAYDALEPTISKETMTYHHDKHHAAYTAKLNEGVAADPKLEGKTIEEIFGMISTLPPLVRNNGGGFWNHDFFWKIMAPAGTTQPSGKLAEAIDAYGGLDKLKEDFNGKGAGQFGSGWAWVIKDESGALKVVSTPNQDNPLMDDAKDKGTPILANDVWEHAYYLTYMNDRPGYLKAWWNVVNWDEAGKRFEA from the coding sequence ATGGCGTTCGAACTTCCCCCGCTGCCTTATGCCTATGACGCGCTGGAGCCGACGATCTCGAAAGAGACGATGACCTACCACCACGACAAGCATCACGCCGCCTACACCGCCAAGCTGAACGAAGGCGTCGCGGCCGACCCCAAGCTGGAGGGCAAGACGATCGAGGAAATCTTCGGCATGATCTCCACCTTGCCGCCGCTGGTGCGCAACAATGGCGGCGGTTTCTGGAACCACGATTTCTTCTGGAAGATCATGGCACCGGCCGGCACGACGCAGCCTTCGGGCAAGCTGGCCGAGGCGATTGATGCCTATGGCGGTCTCGACAAGCTGAAGGAAGATTTCAACGGCAAGGGTGCGGGCCAGTTCGGTTCGGGCTGGGCGTGGGTGATCAAGGACGAGAGCGGCGCGCTGAAGGTCGTGTCGACCCCGAACCAGGACAACCCGTTGATGGACGATGCCAAGGACAAGGGCACGCCGATCCTCGCCAACGACGTGTGGGAGCACGCCTATTACCTGACCTATATGAACGACCGCCCCGGCTATCTGAAGGCCTGGTGGAACGTCGTGAATTGGGACGAAGCGGGCAAGCGTTTCGAGGCATAA
- a CDS encoding glycosyltransferase family 2 protein, whose protein sequence is MTQALPRTISLVIPAYNEEAYLPACLDAVMRNVASKALEIIVVDNNSTDGTKQVIERYPAVTYVFEPHKGITRARQAGLLNASGDIVAYVDADTVPPPGWIEQIARHFEADSTLACLSGPYSFYDLSGIRDRISTGWFITARPLYALTGYMMVGGNFAMPRAILHRMGGFDDSIEFYGEDADIAKRAKKFGKVLFSPSFVMPTSGRRLKKQGLLKMAGLYFINYLSIVFRSKPATRGYQDVR, encoded by the coding sequence ATGACTCAGGCCCTGCCTCGAACGATCAGCTTGGTGATCCCGGCCTATAACGAGGAGGCCTATCTTCCCGCCTGTCTCGACGCGGTGATGCGCAACGTCGCGAGCAAGGCGCTGGAGATCATCGTCGTCGATAATAACAGCACCGACGGCACCAAGCAGGTGATTGAGCGCTACCCTGCGGTGACCTATGTGTTCGAACCGCACAAAGGCATCACCCGCGCGCGCCAAGCTGGCTTGCTCAACGCGTCGGGAGACATTGTGGCTTATGTCGATGCCGACACCGTCCCCCCGCCCGGCTGGATCGAACAGATCGCACGCCATTTCGAGGCGGACAGCACGCTCGCCTGCCTATCAGGACCGTACAGCTTTTATGATCTGAGCGGAATCCGCGACCGGATTTCGACTGGCTGGTTCATTACCGCCCGACCACTCTACGCCCTCACCGGCTATATGATGGTCGGCGGCAATTTCGCGATGCCGCGCGCCATATTGCACCGGATGGGCGGCTTCGACGACAGCATCGAATTTTACGGCGAGGATGCCGACATCGCGAAACGCGCGAAGAAGTTCGGCAAAGTGCTGTTCTCGCCGTCGTTCGTCATGCCGACTTCGGGGCGGCGGCTGAAGAAACAGGGCCTGCTCAAAATGGCCGGGCTCTATTTCATCAATTACCTGTCGATCGTGTTTCGCAGCAAACCGGCGACACGAGGGTATCAGGACGTGCGCTAG
- a CDS encoding inner membrane-spanning protein YciB, with amino-acid sequence MTTPAPRPPVNPLLRLGIDVAPLAIFFAVNFLAPGLALERLLAATVAFMIAMAVALVVSRWKTGHISPMLWITAALVLIFGSLTLYFQDGTFIKMKPTFVYGTFATILCVGLVTGRPLLQQLLDTAYPGVDAIGWRKLTRNWAIFFVAMALLNEFVWRTTAPNPTDDTTFWAGFKLWGAIPLTLLFAFANIPMLMKHGLNVGEEPPIPPEG; translated from the coding sequence ATGACCACACCTGCCCCGCGCCCGCCGGTCAACCCATTGCTGCGACTCGGCATCGACGTAGCCCCGCTGGCGATCTTCTTCGCGGTCAATTTCCTCGCCCCCGGCCTGGCGCTGGAACGGCTGCTCGCGGCGACCGTCGCCTTCATGATCGCAATGGCGGTCGCTTTGGTCGTGTCGCGCTGGAAGACCGGGCACATCTCGCCGATGCTGTGGATCACCGCTGCGCTGGTGCTGATTTTCGGTAGCCTCACGCTGTATTTTCAGGACGGCACCTTCATCAAGATGAAGCCAACCTTCGTCTATGGAACGTTTGCGACGATCCTGTGCGTCGGGCTGGTCACCGGGCGGCCTCTGCTCCAGCAATTGCTCGACACCGCGTATCCCGGCGTCGACGCGATCGGCTGGCGCAAGCTGACGCGCAATTGGGCGATCTTTTTCGTGGCTATGGCGCTGCTCAACGAATTTGTCTGGCGCACCACCGCGCCCAACCCGACCGACGACACGACGTTCTGGGCGGGGTTCAAGCTGTGGGGCGCGATCCCGCTGACGTTGCTGTTCGCCTTTGCCAACATCCCGATGCTGATGAAGCACGGATTGAACGTGGGCGAGGAACCGCCGATCCCGCCTGAGGGCTGA
- the ftsY gene encoding signal recognition particle-docking protein FtsY: MTPSWHEKLLGGFKRTSDRLIGNLAALGTGPLDNATLDQIEEALIASDLGPETAARIRARLSTGVFERDMEELGIRLVVAEEIEKVLDTVAKPLEITGFPRPHVILVIGVNGSGKTTTIAKLAHWLKEQDYGVMLAAGDTFRAAAIGQLATWAERAGVPIISGKEGGDAAGIVYEAVKQATATGIDVLIVDTAGRLQNKRELMDELSKIRRVLGRLNVDAPHDVLLVLDATTGQNALNQIAVFKQDAGVTGLVMTKLDGTARGGVLVAAAEKYGLPIHAIGVGEGMGDLRPFDSNEVARIIAGVEGVRK; encoded by the coding sequence ATGACCCCAAGCTGGCACGAAAAACTCCTCGGCGGGTTCAAACGCACGTCGGATCGGCTGATCGGCAATCTCGCCGCGCTCGGCACCGGTCCGCTCGACAACGCGACGCTCGACCAGATCGAGGAAGCGCTGATCGCCTCCGATCTCGGCCCCGAAACTGCCGCGCGGATCCGGGCACGCTTGTCGACCGGCGTGTTCGAACGCGACATGGAGGAGCTCGGCATCCGCCTCGTCGTGGCCGAGGAAATCGAGAAAGTGCTCGATACCGTTGCCAAACCGCTCGAAATCACCGGCTTCCCGCGCCCGCACGTCATCCTCGTCATCGGCGTCAACGGTTCGGGCAAGACGACCACGATTGCCAAGCTCGCGCATTGGCTGAAGGAGCAGGATTACGGCGTGATGCTCGCGGCGGGCGACACCTTCCGCGCCGCCGCGATCGGCCAGCTCGCGACCTGGGCGGAGCGTGCGGGCGTGCCCATCATCAGCGGCAAGGAAGGCGGCGACGCGGCAGGCATCGTCTATGAAGCCGTCAAGCAAGCCACCGCGACCGGCATCGACGTGCTGATCGTCGACACCGCCGGACGCCTGCAGAACAAGCGCGAGCTGATGGACGAACTCTCCAAGATCCGCCGCGTGCTCGGCCGCCTCAACGTCGATGCGCCGCACGACGTGCTGCTCGTGCTCGATGCGACCACTGGCCAGAATGCGCTCAATCAGATCGCGGTGTTCAAACAGGATGCCGGCGTCACCGGCCTCGTCATGACCAAGCTCGACGGCACCGCGCGCGGCGGCGTGCTCGTCGCGGCAGCCGAGAAATACGGCCTGCCGATCCACGCGATCGGCGTTGGCGAGGGTATGGGCGATCTCCGCCCGTTCGATTCCAACGAAGTCGCGCGGATCATTGCAGGCGTCGAGGGAGTCCGGAAATGA